The nucleotide window TGCCAAGAGAGGTTACCCGGATTCGGTTGCAGTCGCCGCAGAAATGGCAGGAAACGGGGGTGATCACCCCAATCAGCCCGGCTGCCCCGGCAATCCTTTGGTAGCGCGCAGGGCCGGCAAGGTTTTCTGAAGCCTCGTCCGTCATCGCGAACCGGCGTGACAGCCTCGCCAGAATCTCTGCACCGGGAACTACGGTTGCCTCCCATCCCGCCTCAGCCAGAGTCGGCATGTACTCGATAAAGCGCACCCTCCATGGACGCTCCAGGGTGAGAGCTGCGAACTCCTCAATTTCATCGTCGTTGACTCCGCGCATTACAACCACGTTGATTTTGATAAACCGGAACCCTGCAGACTCGGCGGCTTCAATCCCGGCCAAAACCTGACGAAGATCACCACCACGGGTGATTGCCGCGAAGGTTTGCGGCCTCAGGGAATCCAGACTGATATTGAGGCTTTCCACTCCTGCATTACGTAGCGAGGCCGCCATCTCGGGGAGCATCACTCCGTTGGTGGTAAGCACCAGACGTCGCAGGCCGGGAATCGCCGCCAGTTGTCGCAGAAAGTCGATGATCCCTCGCCGA belongs to Geobacter sp. SVR and includes:
- the moaA gene encoding GTP 3',8-cyclase MoaA, which gives rise to MSLLDPHGRRINYLRLSVTDRCNLRCRYCMPAEGTVKVGHDDILSYEELLRIARAAVAIGVEKIRVTGGEPLVRRGIIDFLRQLAAIPGLRRLVLTTNGVMLPEMAASLRNAGVESLNISLDSLRPQTFAAITRGGDLRQVLAGIEAAESAGFRFIKINVVVMRGVNDDEIEEFAALTLERPWRVRFIEYMPTLAEAGWEATVVPGAEILARLSRRFAMTDEASENLAGPARYQRIAGAAGLIGVITPVSCHFCGDCNRIRVTSLGIAKSCLFDRGTIDLRPILAGGDDTTLREALFRTVAEKPDRHRLAEGSDRQRQIAMAGIGG